The following are encoded together in the Pleurocapsa sp. FMAR1 genome:
- a CDS encoding calcium-binding protein, which produces MAEKIELNLQPDAAIETIVESNDSLNGINTLEGEFLTGQENLETSADVEETIIQLEIENLIVGDEVDNQITGTEENDGIIGTEQGDLIFALGGDDYVVGDPGLNSIGNDTIDGGSGDDNIVGKGGNDSLIGGSGDDNLFGDADPNVNPDDGAFGNDTLVGGNGKDFLNGGIGDDSLDGGQQNDNLYGGNGNDVLQGSGGKDNLYGGEENDVLEGSSGNDRAYGEEGNDTLYGGSGNDELYGDRFDRIVGGPAADSLFGDRGNDTLFGGVGSDALDGGSGDDRLIGVGTASSDVDFGRSTIDTLIGGSGSDTFVLASQDAVFYDNGIPGNEGTRDYALITDFEFGQDNLDIAGLRDNYSIGFTSGNLPDGLAIYYEAAEGDRELTAILQLDNIFSSSASTNTARATIGADNLASIEQAVSEESLTNTDPTLIEDSLFV; this is translated from the coding sequence ATGGCAGAAAAAATCGAATTAAATTTGCAACCTGATGCTGCAATAGAAACAATTGTAGAATCTAATGATTCACTTAATGGGATTAATACATTAGAGGGAGAGTTTCTTACAGGACAAGAAAACCTCGAAACCTCTGCTGATGTTGAAGAAACCATTATACAGTTAGAAATAGAGAATTTGATAGTCGGCGATGAAGTCGATAACCAAATTACTGGTACTGAGGAAAACGACGGAATTATCGGTACTGAGCAAGGCGATCTGATCTTTGCTCTAGGAGGCGACGATTATGTTGTCGGCGATCCAGGTCTTAATAGTATTGGCAACGATACTATTGATGGTGGTTCTGGTGATGATAATATCGTTGGTAAAGGCGGAAATGATAGTCTTATTGGCGGTTCTGGCGATGACAATCTTTTCGGAGATGCAGATCCTAATGTCAATCCCGATGATGGAGCATTTGGTAATGACACCCTTGTTGGAGGTAATGGCAAAGATTTTCTAAATGGTGGCATAGGAGATGATTCTCTCGATGGTGGTCAACAAAATGACAACCTTTATGGAGGAAATGGCAACGATGTCCTCCAAGGAAGTGGAGGAAAAGATAATCTCTATGGCGGGGAGGAAAACGATGTACTCGAAGGCAGTTCGGGAAATGACCGAGCTTATGGTGAAGAAGGTAATGATACTTTGTATGGAGGTTCGGGCAACGACGAACTCTACGGCGATCGCTTTGATCGAATCGTAGGGGGTCCAGCAGCAGATAGTTTGTTCGGAGATCGAGGTAATGATACTTTGTTTGGTGGAGTTGGAAGCGATGCTCTTGATGGCGGTTCTGGCGACGATCGCTTAATTGGTGTTGGAACAGCGTCTTCGGATGTAGATTTTGGTCGTAGCACCATCGACACTCTAATAGGCGGAAGCGGTAGCGATACTTTTGTTCTGGCAAGTCAAGATGCCGTTTTCTACGACAATGGTATTCCAGGCAATGAGGGAACAAGAGACTACGCTTTAATTACCGACTTTGAATTTGGGCAAGATAATTTAGATATAGCTGGTTTGAGGGATAACTATTCTATTGGTTTCACTTCAGGCAATTTACCTGATGGTTTGGCTATCTATTATGAAGCAGCTGAAGGCGATCGCGAATTAACTGCGATTTTACAATTAGACAACATATTCTCGTCATCTGCCAGCACTAATACTGCACGAGCAACAATAGGAGCAGACAACTTAGCTAGCATCGAGCAGGCGGTATCAGAAGAATCTCTTACCAATACAGACCCAACATTAATCGAAGATTCTCTTTTTGTCTAA
- the cobS gene encoding adenosylcobinamide-GDP ribazoletransferase, which translates to MLKIPIKSFLSWINDSITSLANSVIFYTIISLPSQWTNNWSRIARWCPVIGLLIGLLLALLSILLVFAGLPNLTSKAVVVAAWVGITGGLHLDGAMDTADGLSVTDKERRLEVMKDSTTGAFGAIAAIIILLLKTVALSEVSLPIWLVLLSATGWARWGQVGAIAFYPYLRAMGKGSFHKENLRLPQDILLGLFVLLACSGLWFTVVYLSWWQVGVIVLGNSAIALLTGYWFNKQLGGHTGDTYGAVVEWSEALILCFLTAF; encoded by the coding sequence ATGTTAAAAATACCTATCAAATCTTTTTTGTCATGGATTAATGACTCAATTACTTCTCTTGCTAATAGTGTAATATTTTATACCATAATTTCTTTGCCTTCTCAGTGGACTAACAATTGGTCGCGTATTGCTCGTTGGTGTCCTGTAATTGGCTTGCTAATCGGTTTATTACTGGCTTTGTTGAGTATACTGCTAGTTTTTGCTGGATTACCAAACTTGACTAGTAAAGCTGTTGTTGTGGCAGCCTGGGTGGGTATTACAGGTGGTTTACATCTTGATGGGGCAATGGATACCGCTGATGGTTTGTCTGTAACGGACAAAGAGCGTCGCTTAGAAGTAATGAAAGATAGTACCACAGGAGCATTTGGCGCGATCGCAGCGATAATTATCTTATTATTAAAAACTGTAGCTTTATCTGAAGTTTCTCTACCTATCTGGTTAGTCTTACTTTCGGCAACAGGTTGGGCAAGATGGGGACAAGTAGGCGCGATCGCTTTTTATCCTTATCTGCGAGCAATGGGAAAAGGTTCATTTCATAAGGAAAACTTACGCTTACCTCAAGATATACTGCTGGGTTTATTTGTCTTACTAGCCTGTAGCGGTTTATGGTTTACCGTAGTTTATTTATCTTGGTGGCAAGTGGGAGTAATTGTGTTGGGGAATAGCGCGATCGCTCTTTTGACTGGATATTGGTTTAATAAGCAACTCGGCGGACATACAGGAGATACTTATGGTGCAGTAGTAGAATGGAGCGAAGCTTTGATATTGTGTTTTCTAACAGCGTTTTAG
- the tgt gene encoding tRNA guanosine(34) transglycosylase Tgt, whose product MGFSFECQATCKHTHARAGIFHTPHGIVETPRFMPVGTLATVKGIIPQQLEAANAQMILANTYHLHLQPGEEIVREAGGLHSFMAWSQPILTDSGGFQVFSLSKMRQISETGVIFKSPRDGSMINITPEKSIQIQNSLGADVIMAFDECPPADATKEQVQAATDRSYRWLKRCVEAHENTDKQALFGIVQGGIHLDLRTQAVEQLAALDLLGYAIGGVSVGEDPQLINATVKHTAPLLPRDKPRYLMGVGTYREMAIAIASGIDLFDCVIPTRLGRHGSALVQGKRINIRNAQYKRDYQPLDESCSCYACQNFSRAYLNHMVRSQEILGYIMLSLHNVTELIRFTQQIRSSIFQGTFTTDFAHWLRDIEN is encoded by the coding sequence GTGGGATTTTCATTTGAATGTCAGGCAACCTGTAAGCATACTCATGCTAGGGCAGGAATTTTTCATACACCTCACGGCATCGTCGAAACTCCTCGATTTATGCCCGTCGGTACTTTAGCAACTGTAAAAGGCATTATTCCTCAACAGCTAGAGGCAGCTAATGCCCAAATGATTCTAGCCAATACCTATCATCTTCATTTGCAGCCAGGGGAAGAAATCGTCAGAGAGGCAGGGGGTTTGCACAGCTTTATGGCTTGGAGTCAGCCAATCTTGACTGATTCAGGAGGATTTCAAGTTTTTAGCCTGAGTAAAATGCGTCAGATTAGCGAAACAGGAGTTATCTTCAAATCTCCTCGTGACGGTAGCATGATTAATATTACCCCAGAGAAATCTATTCAAATTCAAAATTCTCTTGGTGCTGACGTGATTATGGCGTTTGATGAATGCCCTCCCGCTGATGCCACAAAGGAGCAGGTACAAGCTGCTACAGATAGAAGCTATCGTTGGTTAAAGCGATGTGTTGAGGCTCATGAAAATACTGACAAACAAGCTTTATTTGGTATTGTTCAGGGAGGAATACATCTTGATTTGCGGACTCAGGCAGTAGAACAACTGGCAGCTTTAGACTTACTTGGCTACGCTATTGGGGGAGTCAGCGTGGGCGAAGATCCTCAGCTAATCAATGCCACAGTCAAACATACTGCGCCCTTGTTGCCTAGAGATAAACCCCGTTATTTGATGGGTGTAGGGACTTATCGAGAAATGGCGATCGCGATCGCCTCTGGGATAGACTTATTTGATTGTGTAATTCCCACTCGTCTTGGTCGTCATGGCAGTGCCTTAGTTCAGGGCAAACGCATTAATATTAGGAATGCTCAGTATAAGCGAGATTATCAGCCTTTAGATGAAAGCTGTAGTTGTTATGCCTGTCAAAACTTTAGTCGTGCTTATCTAAATCATATGGTGCGATCGCAAGAAATATTAGGCTACATTATGCTATCTCTTCATAACGTTACGGAATTAATTCGCTTTACTCAGCAAATCCGTAGTTCAATTTTTCAAGGTACTTTTACTACGGACTTTGCCCACTGGTTGAGAGACATTGAAAATTGA
- a CDS encoding M14 family zinc carboxypeptidase — protein sequence MTPIITTIDLLKLASGDVLFLQVYKFVGEQLGKKAYIQSNLHGAEIVGNAVIQQLIEFLTQLDSSQLRGEIWLVPVCNPLGVNQRSHFFSTGRFNSYDGKNWNRIFWDYEKQTEDLAEFAQSQLENEPEVIRNNYLAKIKQAWSEELERIEAPSSVPISQQYRYKLQSLCLDADYVIDIHSSSNQAINYTFGFKERIASAKYLLLEYGILMDEYDGDAFDEAFLKPWLALERELANLGKEIKFDLESWTLELGSGMVMNPASVAQGVAGIKNYLAYKQILTSPTPVTAAEITLAEKHKINSYYAPTGGMIQSRLSLQTRVNSGDRIYQLLSFNKQGKAPEVIDVCAETTGIVFDISTNQCVNQGEYVMDILDC from the coding sequence ATGACTCCGATTATTACAACTATAGATTTACTCAAACTAGCCTCTGGTGATGTTTTATTTTTACAGGTATACAAGTTTGTTGGTGAGCAACTAGGTAAAAAAGCCTACATCCAGTCAAATCTCCACGGTGCAGAAATTGTCGGCAATGCGGTTATTCAGCAGTTAATTGAGTTTTTGACGCAGTTAGATTCATCTCAGCTACGGGGAGAAATTTGGCTAGTACCAGTGTGTAATCCTCTGGGAGTTAATCAGCGATCGCATTTTTTCTCGACGGGTAGATTCAACAGCTACGATGGCAAAAATTGGAATCGTATTTTTTGGGACTATGAAAAGCAAACTGAAGATTTAGCCGAGTTTGCCCAGTCGCAGCTAGAGAATGAGCCTGAAGTAATTAGAAACAATTATTTAGCTAAAATTAAGCAGGCATGGTCAGAAGAATTAGAGCGCATTGAAGCACCAAGTAGCGTACCTATTAGCCAGCAATATCGCTACAAGCTCCAGTCTTTATGTTTAGATGCCGATTATGTAATTGATATTCATAGCTCTAGTAATCAGGCAATTAACTATACTTTTGGTTTTAAAGAGAGAATTGCCAGTGCCAAATATTTATTATTAGAATATGGCATCCTGATGGATGAATATGACGGCGATGCCTTTGATGAGGCATTTCTAAAACCCTGGTTAGCATTAGAAAGAGAGTTGGCTAATTTGGGTAAAGAAATTAAATTTGATTTGGAGTCTTGGACTTTGGAATTAGGATCGGGCATGGTAATGAATCCCGCTTCCGTTGCCCAAGGAGTAGCTGGAATCAAAAATTATCTGGCTTATAAGCAAATTTTGACTTCACCTACTCCAGTCACAGCAGCAGAAATTACTTTAGCTGAGAAGCACAAAATCAACAGCTATTACGCTCCTACGGGTGGTATGATTCAATCAAGACTGTCTTTGCAAACAAGGGTCAATTCAGGAGACAGGATCTATCAACTATTGAGTTTTAATAAGCAAGGAAAAGCTCCAGAAGTCATTGAT
- a CDS encoding vanadium-dependent haloperoxidase — translation MPQDLTVKFGNILETPTVFPDEQGKLEITVTNQGDEDATDATLKLYASTDSSLDNLVFSTQAAFNEADPEDRRRALNTNEDTISRPGENDPRPNIPDGAIDALRGTDELLGTISGVNLASGEENTFTIDFASDDFRTASVVSPGAYNLIAEVKSDESSDQATQFISSDGTDVVLDWNSTFLNAVQAEGKAEQDEGLNDNSTTATIPGVAPPVVARDGAILHTAIYQAVNALSDSPNGSFSNLPSVPEGASQEAAAVGAAYGTLTALFPEQKAVFDAQYDLSLSEISDDPAAKDAGFDFGEEVAKAILAERSNDGASFAQVPYTPGTAAGDYKEIREPDPTQSLPGNLDENGLVETTALLPNWGRVEPFAINSTADFLPGGPPAFSSPNYARDIERVQGLGGLVDTEATDVIRTDEQTEIAQFWSYDRPETFRPPGQWNEIAQEVALDQGNSLEDNALLFAELNVAMADAGIVTWDGKYAYEQLRPVTAIRNADDDNNPNTTADPDWEPLIRTPNFPDYISGHSAFGGAAAGVLEDFFGEDVSFEIPTQELPGVSREFTSLGSMSSFEVAARENADSREFGGVHVEISNVDGVATGLDVANYILNEADLFV, via the coding sequence ATGCCACAAGATTTGACAGTCAAGTTCGGAAATATTCTAGAAACCCCTACTGTTTTCCCCGACGAACAAGGTAAATTAGAAATTACAGTCACTAATCAAGGTGATGAAGATGCAACAGATGCAACCCTGAAGCTGTACGCTTCAACTGACAGCAGTCTCGATAATCTAGTTTTTTCGACTCAGGCAGCCTTTAATGAAGCCGATCCAGAAGATCGAAGGCGCGCACTTAATACTAACGAAGATACGATAAGCAGACCAGGAGAAAACGATCCCAGACCAAATATCCCCGACGGAGCGATCGATGCCTTACGGGGAACAGACGAATTACTTGGCACTATTAGCGGGGTCAACTTAGCTTCTGGTGAAGAAAACACCTTTACTATTGACTTTGCTTCTGATGATTTTCGTACCGCCAGCGTAGTATCGCCAGGAGCGTATAATTTAATTGCCGAAGTTAAATCAGACGAAAGTAGCGATCAAGCTACTCAGTTTATCTCTTCTGATGGTACTGACGTGGTTCTCGATTGGAACTCTACGTTTTTAAATGCCGTACAGGCTGAAGGCAAAGCAGAACAAGACGAAGGATTAAACGATAACTCAACCACCGCAACTATACCAGGAGTTGCACCGCCAGTAGTTGCAAGAGATGGAGCAATTCTGCATACTGCTATTTATCAAGCAGTCAATGCTCTTAGTGACAGTCCTAATGGTTCTTTTTCAAATCTTCCTTCCGTACCAGAAGGAGCATCCCAAGAGGCTGCTGCTGTTGGTGCAGCATATGGCACATTGACAGCGCTATTTCCCGAACAAAAGGCTGTCTTTGATGCACAGTACGATCTTTCTCTTTCAGAAATTAGCGACGATCCTGCTGCTAAAGACGCTGGTTTTGATTTTGGTGAAGAAGTTGCCAAAGCTATCCTTGCCGAACGTAGTAATGATGGTGCATCTTTCGCTCAAGTTCCTTATACACCAGGAACAGCAGCAGGTGACTATAAAGAAATAAGAGAACCCGATCCTACCCAGTCTCTTCCAGGAAACTTAGATGAAAATGGACTGGTTGAGACTACCGCTTTATTACCAAACTGGGGTCGAGTTGAACCCTTTGCAATCAATAGTACAGCCGACTTTCTGCCTGGAGGTCCCCCAGCATTTAGTAGTCCCAATTATGCCAGAGATATCGAACGAGTTCAAGGCTTGGGTGGATTAGTAGATACCGAAGCAACCGATGTTATACGTACTGACGAACAAACAGAAATTGCCCAATTTTGGTCATACGATCGCCCAGAAACTTTTAGACCACCTGGACAGTGGAATGAAATTGCTCAAGAGGTAGCTCTAGACCAAGGTAACTCTTTAGAAGATAATGCCCTTTTGTTTGCTGAATTAAACGTAGCGATGGCTGATGCTGGAATAGTAACTTGGGATGGTAAATACGCCTACGAGCAGTTGCGTCCAGTCACAGCAATCCGCAATGCAGACGATGACAACAATCCAAATACTACCGCCGATCCAGATTGGGAACCTTTGATTCGTACTCCCAACTTTCCTGACTATATATCTGGACACTCCGCTTTTGGCGGTGCAGCAGCAGGTGTTTTGGAAGACTTTTTTGGCGAAGACGTGAGTTTTGAAATTCCTACTCAGGAATTACCTGGTGTTTCTCGCGAGTTTACCAGCTTGGGTAGTATGAGTAGCTTTGAAGTAGCTGCCAGAGAAAACGCTGATAGCCGAGAATTTGGGGGGGTTCACGTAGAGATATCTAACGTAGATGGCGTTGCTACAGGTTTAGACGTAGCTAACTATATCTTGAACGAGGCGGATCTTTTCGTCTAG
- a CDS encoding DUF29 domain-containing protein produces the protein MKTKLNQLHDRDFNLWIEEVKTAIQNKDAEAMDWDNLLDEIDDMGKSEKRSLESYLELLVAHILKLKYWQTERERNYKHWQVEVVNFRKRIQRLLKRSPSLKTYMEEVYPEIYQDVVDAWQIEFDIPKKTSIALEKILAKDYFG, from the coding sequence ATGAAAACGAAATTAAATCAATTACACGATCGCGACTTTAATCTTTGGATTGAGGAAGTGAAAACTGCGATTCAAAATAAAGACGCTGAAGCTATGGACTGGGATAACCTGTTAGATGAAATAGATGACATGGGCAAGTCCGAAAAGCGATCGCTTGAAAGTTATTTAGAGCTTTTAGTTGCTCATATTCTTAAGCTAAAGTATTGGCAGACAGAAAGAGAGCGTAACTATAAACACTGGCAGGTTGAAGTGGTTAATTTTCGCAAACGCATTCAGAGGCTACTAAAGCGAAGCCCTAGTCTCAAAACATATATGGAAGAAGTATATCCAGAAATTTATCAAGATGTTGTTGACGCGTGGCAAATTGAGTTTGATATACCTAAAAAAACGTCTATCGCCCTAGAGAAAATTTTGGCTAAAGATTATTTTGGCTAG